The genomic region CTCCCGCACGCCCCGGGGCGTGACGACCTTCCCGCCGACGACCGCGAAGCCGTCCACGGGGGCACGATAGCCCGCCGGGGGGCGGGCGGCAACGGGGGCTACAATCAGCGCGATGGCCAAGCCCAACCTCCTCGACCTCGCCTACCCCGACCTCGCCGCCGAGCTTGCAGCGTGGGGCGAGCCTGCGTACCGGGCGGACCAGGTGTGGGGCTGGGCCTGGGGGGAGCTCGCCACGGACTTCGGGGCGATGACGAACCTCCCTCGGGATCTGCGCGCGCGGCTCGGCGAGGCATTCACCCTGGCCGGCCCGGTTCCGATCGCCCGCCAGGGCGACGGGGAGGGGACAGAGAAGGTCCTCCTCTCCCTCCGCGATGGACAGGCGATCGAGGCGGTGCTCATCCGGGAGGATGGCCGGCGCACGGTGTGCATCTCCACCCAGGTCGGGTGCCCGGTGGGGTGCCCGTTTTGCGCCACGGGGAGGATGGGCTACGTGCGGGACCTCACCGCGGGGGAGATCGCGTCCCAGGTCCTCCACTTCGCCCGCGAACTCCGCGGCGCGGGGGAGCGGGTGACCCATGTCGTGGTGATGGGGATGGGCGAGCCCCTGCTCAACTACGACGCCACCCTCCAGGCGCTCCGCAACCTGAACGACCCGCGCGGGTTCGCCCTCGGGGCGCGGAGGGTCACGGTCTCCACCGTCGGGGTCGTGCCGGGGATCGTCCGCCTCGCGGGGGAGGGGCTGCAGGTAAACCTCGCCGTCTCCCTTCACGCCCCCACCGACGCACTGCGCCGCGAGCTCGTTCCGCTCGCGGAGCGGTGGCCGCTCGCGGACGTCCTCGCCGCCGCTGACCGCTACGCCTCCGCCACCGGGCGGCGGGTTTCCTACGAATACGTCCTCCTCCGCGGCGTCAACGACCGGCTTGACCACGCGCGCGGTCTGGCGCGCCTCCTCCGGGGGAGGCTCGCCCATGTGAACCTCATTCCGTTCAACCCAGCTCCAGGCCTCCCGTACCAGCCGCCCGATCCGGACGCGGTGGACGCGTTCCGCCGGGAACTCGTCCTCCACAGCGTGGACGCGACCGTGCGCCGCTCCCGTGGGGTCGCGATCGAAGCCGGCTGCGGCCAACTCCGCGGCCAACGTGCTGATGGGGCACTCGAACAACCCAGCTAGAATGCCCCCCTTCCTTGGAGGTCCTTCAGGAGAGCAGCTAGGGCAGAATCGTGAGGCCGACCACGAACCCGCGCCGACTGTGGAGGGAGAGGTACAGCCTCCAGCCGGAGCCCTCTACGCCGAACCCCGCGCCCCCCGTGAGGTGAACGTCGGCCCTCGTCTCGGGTTCGATGTCCACCAGCGGAGCGAGGGCCGCGGAGGGCGACCACGGCGGCACCCATGCCATCTCCTGGAGGGAAACCCCGACCAGGACGACAAATCCAGCGCGACCAACCGGCAGCCAGCCAGCGATGTACCCCTCAACCTCCGGCCCCCCCGCGAACCACCCCCCGGGCCCCGGCTCACTCAGGTCGGGGAGGGGCGGCGCCAGCTGGAACGAGATGCCGAACCCGAACCCCTCGAGCCAGAGGTCTGTCGAGATGGAGCGGGTGGTCAGGCCCACGGCGAGGCCGAACCCGACCGCCGATAGCTCCGCGTCCACCGTCCACGAGGGAGGGGAGACGGGGGGCCACAGGGAAGGCCGGGCAGGGGAGAGACTCACGACGAGGGAGACCTCTTCCCCATCCCCTACCACGAGGTCCACGGACTTCGCTTCGTAGCCATCCTTCTCGACCTGAACGCGGATCCGCCCCGGGGCAACGCTGGTGGACAGGGGCGACGTACCGACGTAGGTCCCGCCCACCCACACCGCGGCCCCGCTCGGGCTCGTCGCCACGGAGAGGGTGGCCTGGGGCCGATGTACGCGGTAGGAGGCCCACGCCGTGCCCCACGTCCCAGGCAGGAGCGCGGTGATCTGGGACGCGAACGCAGCTGGGTTCGTGTACACGAGGAATGCGTCCGCCTCGAACGCCTTCGCCTCGTAGAACGAAAGGGGGGAAGCGCTCGCCACGAGCTGGAGGTACTCGATCCCTTCGGGCGCGGTGACCCGGAGGACCCACCCCTGCGTGGGGAGGGTATGGGTCCCCGCTGGAAACAGCGGGTCCTGGAGAAAGCGGTTCGGGACGAGGAGTTTCACCTTCCCGTCCGCGGTCAGGTTGTAGAGGTAGACGTAGGCGTCGTGGTTGAGGGTGAACGTGAGCCGGAGAGGATCGCCAGGGGCGTAGGTCGCCTTGTCGGTCTTCACGGAGACGACGATCGGGGGCTCGTCGGGGACGGGGATGATCCCCTGCGGAAGGACGGGCGCTTCCCCGAACGCAAGGAGCCCGAACGCGAGCAGGGCCACCCACGCCGCGAGGAGCTTCGCCTTCATCGGGGCATCACCTCCGACCGGATCTACACCTCGTCCGGGGGACCGGTTCGCTGGCCTTGGCCTCCCGCGGCGAGGGCCTTCCGCAGGGCGCGCAGCGGCAGAAGGGCGCAGGAGAGGCGCGTCCTGACGACGCCCCCAAGGGCGGAGAGGAGGTCCTCATCCTGCATCCTCTCCACCTCGGCCACGGGCTTCCCCACGATGAGCTCGGTGAGGAGGGACGCCGCGGCCTGAGAGATCGCGCACCCCTCGCCGCTGAATCGGGCATCGGCGATCGTCCCCCCCTCCACCCGGATCTCCAGCCGCACGACGTCCCCGCACAGGGGATTCGCCTCGATCGCGGAACCGGTGGCGTCGGGGAGGCGCCCCTTGTGGCGGGGGTGGCGCCAGTGGTCGAGGATGACCTCCTCGTACCCGGTCATCGCAGCGCCTCCCAAACCCGATCGAGGGCGGCGAGGAACCGCTCCACTTCGTCAGGCGTGGTGTACACATAGAACGACGCCCGGCACGAGGCGGGGATCCCGAACCGGCGGTGGAGCGGCTGGGCGCAGTGATGCCCGGCACGGATCGCGATCCCCTCCTGATCGAGGAGGGTCGCCACGTCGTGGGGGTGGATCCCGGCGACGGAGAACGAGACAAGCGACCCCCGCAGTGCCGGATCGCGGGGCCCGTACACGGTCACATAGGGCCGGCCGAGGAGCCCGTCCAGGGCGAGCGCGGTCAGCTCCTCCCCGTGGCGGCGGACCTCGTCCATCCCGATCGCCCGCAGGTAGTCCGCCGCCGCGCCGAGCCCGATCGCCTGGGCGATGGGGGGGGTCCCCCCCTCGAACCGGGCCGGCGGACTATCCCACGTCGCCCAGTTGAGCCACACCTCGCGCACCATCTCCCCCCCGGTGAGGAGGGGAGGGAGCTCGGAAAGGAGGTCATTCCGCCCCCACAGGATGCCGATCCCGGTCGGGCCGAGCATCTTGTGCCCGGAGAACGCGACGAGATCGGCCCCCAGTTCGCGGACGTCCACCGGCAGGTGGGGCACGGACTGGGCAGCGTCCACGACCACCCTTGTCCCCGCCCGATGAGCCTCCGCCGCGACCTCCGCCACCGGGTTCACCGTCCCCAGGACATTCGACACGTGCGCAAGGGCGAGGACCTTCGTCCGCGGGGAGAGCTTCCTCCGCAGGTCGTCCCGGTCCAGCTCCCCGTCCTGGGTCACGGCAGCCGCGCGGAGGTGCGCTCCCTGCCGGCGGGCCATCTCCTGCCACGGGAGGAGGTTCGCGTGGTGCTCCATCTCCGTCACCAGGACCTCGTCCCCCGGATCAACGTACGTCTCGCCGAGCCCCCACGCCGCGAGGTTGAGGGCCTCCGTCGTCCCGCGGGTGAACACGACCTCGTCCGGCCTCGCCCCGATGAACGACGCAACCTTGGCCCGCGCCCCCTCGTAAAGATCGGTCGCCTCGGCGGCGAGCTCGTACACGCCGCGCCGCACGTTGGCGTAGGACTTCCGGTAGAAGTCGGCCTCGGCCTCGATCACCGCGCCCGGCTTCATGCTCGTGGCGGCGGAATCGAGGTACACGAGGGGCTTCCCATGCTCGTGGCGGCGGAGGATCGGGAAGTCGTCCCGGATGCGCTCGTCCATCACCCGATCGCCCTCTCGAAGCTCATCTCGAGGAGTCCCTTCAGCTCGACCGAGTATTCCAAGGGGATCTCCTTCAAGATCGGGGACACAAACCCATTCACGATGAGGCTCATCGCCTGGGCCTCGGACAGCCCGCGGCTCATCAGGTAGAAGAGCTGATCCTGGGATACCCGGCCCACCGTGGCCTCGTGCCCCAGCTCCACATCGTCCGTCTCCGCGTTGAGGGTGGGGATCGTCTCCGTCCGCGCGTCCGGGGTGAGCAGGAGCGTCGAGCACTCGACGTGGGCCTTCGCCCCCCGGGCGAGGGGGGAGACGTGGACCGTGCCCCGGAACACGGACTTCCCATTCCCCTGAACGACGGACCGCGAGATGAGCCGCGACGTTGTGTCCGGCGCGCGGTGAAGGGCCCGGGCACCGCTATCGAGCCACATCCCGTCCTGGGAGAACGTGAACGCGAGGTTCTCCGTGCGCGCCCCGGGGCCGAGGAGGACCGTCGTTGGGTAGAGCATCGTCACCTTGCTCCCGAGCGACGCCGATACCCAGTCCACCGCCGCCCCGGCATGGGCCAGCGCCCGCTTGTTGTTCAGGTTGTACACGTTCTTCGACCAGTTCTGGATGGTCGTGAACCGAACCTTCGCCCCCTCCTTGGCGAAGATCTCCACCATCCCCGAGTGGAGCGCGGACCGCGCGTACCGGGGAGCGGAACAGCCCTCGATGTAGTGGACCGACGACCCGGGCTCGGCGACGATGAGGGTGTGCTCGAACTGGCCGACGGCCTCGGTCTGCATCCGGTAGTAGGCTTGCAGCGGGACGGCCACCTCCACCCCCGGCGGGATCCAGATGAACGTGCCCCCGCTCCACACCGCGCCGTGGAGGGCGGCGAACTTGTTGTCCTCGGGGGGGATAACCTTCATGAAGTACCCCTCGACCCACGGGTACTCGCGGACCGCGGTGTCCATGCTCGTGAAGATGACCCCTTGGGCGCGGACCGTGTCGAGGAGGGACCGGTACACGACCTCGGAGTCGACCTGGGCCCCCAGCCCGGCGAGAGCCTTCTGCTCCGCCTCGGGAAGGCGCAGGGCGGCGAACGTGCGGCGGATCTCGTCGGGAAGATCCTCCCAGCGTTTGACGGGGTCCACCGGGCGGGCGTAGTAGGCGAGGTCAGAGAAGTCGAGCTCGGAAAGATCGGGACCGAATCGGGGCAGAGGCGCTCTCCCGAACACCTCTAGGCAGCGCGCGCGGTGGGCCCTCATCCAGGCGGGCTCGTTCTTCTCCGCCGACAGCCCGTCCACGAATTCCCGGGTCAGGGCGTTCATCCGCGCACCACCTCGAACCCCTCCTCCCCGATCCTCCGCGCCAGCTCGGGCCCCCCTCGCTCCACGATCCGGCCCCCGTCGAGGATGAATACCTCCGCGGGCGGGACGTGGTCGAGGATCCGCGGGTAGTGGGTGATGATGAGAACCGCTGCCCCGCCGTCAGCCAGGTCGCGGATCGCGCCCGCGATGAGGCGCAATGCATCCACATCCACCCCCGAGTCCGGCTCGTCGAGGAGGGCGACCTTCGGCTTGAGGAGGTACAGCTGGAGGAGCTCCGCCCTCTTCTTCTCCCCCCCGGAGAACCCGACGTTCAGCTCGCGACCATCGAACGCCTCCATCCTCAGGCGGGCGATCGCCTGAGGGTAGTTGCGCTGGAATTCACAGAACCCCTGCCCCCGCTCGGCGCACGCCAGACGCAGGAACTCCCGCAGCGACACCCCTTCGATCTCCGGCGGGTACTGGAACGCGAGGAACAACCCCCGCCGGGCGCGCTCGAACGGGGGCAGGGAGAGGAGGTCCTCCCCCTCAAGCCGGGCCCGACCGCCCGTCACCTCGTACCCCGGCCCCCCCGCCAGGCTGAGGGCGAGGGTGGACTTCCCTGAACCGTTGGGGCCCATCAGGGCGTGGACCCGGCCCGGCTCGAGGGCGAGGTCCACCCCCTGCAGGATCGGCTTCCCCTCCACCGATACGTGAAGATCGTCTACAACCAGAACGGGCATACGAAACATGAGGCTACCCCCCGTGCGGAAGGGCCGCAACCTGGCTCAAGGGAGAAGGTCGGTGGTGAAGAGCTCCTCGCTCGGGTACGCGCGCGGCATGAGGCCATGGGCGACGAGGAACGCCTGCATCGCCTCCCAGCGCGTGGCGTCGTCGTGCCGGGCCCCGGCGGCGTAGAACGGGAGCGTGGCCTCAAACGAGCGGCGGGTGAGGTCCTCCCCAGCGAGCTCGGGGACCGCGGCCTCGAACAGGGCGAGCGCCGCGTCGGGACGGTCGCGGGTGAACTCAATCGCCCTCGCGAGCGCATGGAGGAACCCGCGCACCTCCTCCGGCCGTTCCCGGAGGAGCGCGGGATGGGCGACCACAACCAGCTCATAGGTCGCCGGGATCCCGTACTCCTCTTGGGGGAAGAACACAGGCCGGTAGCCGAAATCCTCCACCGCGAGGGCCTCGTAGTTCCGGAACGCCCCGATCGCATCCACCCGCCGCGCAAGGAGGGCGAACAGGGTGTTCATCCCCACGTAGACGAGCTCGTACTCGTTCGGTGCCAACCCGGCGGTCCGAAGCATCGTTTGCCATAGAACCGGCTCCAGGGGCTCCAGGGCGTACCCGATCCGCTTCCCCCGCAACTCATCCAGTCCCACGATGCCGGATCCGGCGAGGGCGAGGAGCCCGCCGAGGGAACCCTCGATGAGCGCCCCCACCGCAACGAGGGGGAGGCCCGCCCCGCGGGCGATGAGGTAGTTCATCTGGGGGGTGAGGGCGAGGTCCACCGCCCGCGCCGCAGCGAGCTTGGCGGGATCGCTGGGATCCGCGGGCGCGCTGAGCTCGACCTCGATCCCGGCGGAGGCGAATAGCCCCAACCCCTGCGCCACGTAGAGGGGGACATGGTTCGGGTTCGGGTAAAAATCGAGCATCACCCGCAGCGGCGCCCCGTGGCCGAGGACGAACGGGAGGAGGAGAAGCCACCACCGCTTCATCGCACCCCGATCCTGCTCGGGGAGGGGTTGGGGCGCCAGCGGAGGAGGTACCGTTCGAGGAGGGAGAGGGAGGCGAACAGTCCAACCCCGAGGAGGGTGAGGACGAAGAGGGCGGCGAACAGCCGGTCCGCCCGAAGGAGGGCGTTGGCCTGGATCATGATGTACCCCAGGCCTCCAGTGCCCCCGATCCACTCCCCGATGATCGCACCGGCGAGGGCCAGCGTGGCCCCGACCTTGAGTCCAGCCAAGGCGAACGGTGTAGCGGCCGGAAGACGCACCAGGCGGAGGATCTTCCCCTCCCCGGCCCCCAGCGTGCGGAGGAGGTCCACGAGGTCCTCCCCGACCGCGCCCAGCCCCTCCCCAAGGCTGACCGCGATGGGGAAGAAGGAGATCAGGCCAACCACGATTACCTTCGGCCCCCGCCCGTACCCGAACCATAGGACGAGGAGGGGGGCGATCGCGAACACGGGGACGACCTGGGAGGCGAGGAGGAACGGACGGAGGGCGCGGCCGATCGCCGGGACGTAGAACCCGACGAGGGCCACCGCGATCCCGCCCGCTGCCCCAAGGAGCAAGCCCAGCCCGACCTCGCTCAGCGTGATCCCGGCATGGTGAAGGAGGAGCGGGAGGTCCGCGACGAGCGTCGCCAGGATGTGGCTGGGAGGGGGAAGGAGGTATGGCGGGACGTGTGCCAGCCGAACGCCCCCCTCCCACAGGGCGAGGGCAGCGAGGAGAAGGCCGGCGCTCGTCAGGCCCTGACGCATCGGGTTAGGCATGGAGGGAGAGGTGGCCCAGCACCTCGCCCCGCGCCCCCGCAATCCGCGGGTCGGTGCGGAGGCGGGGGCGGGGGAGGACGACGGGGTACGTAGCGACGACGCGGGCGGGGCGTGGACTGAGGACGTGGACCTGGTCCGAGAGGAGGACCGCCTCCTCCACATCGTGGGTCACGAACAGGATCGTCTTCCGGTGGGACATCCACACCGTAGCGATCCACTCCTGGAGGGAGGCCCGGGTGAGGGCGTCGAGGCCCCCGAACGGCTCATCGAGGAGGAGGACATCGCGGTGGGAGAGGAGGGTCCGCATGAGGGCGAGGCGCCGCCGCATGCCACCGGAGAGCTCGTGGGGGTAGGCCCGCTCGAACCCAGCCAGCCCGAACTCGTCGAACAAGGCCCGCGCCTCCGCCCGCGCGGGCCCGAGGGGTCGCCCCGCCACCGCGGCGGGGAGGAGGGCGTTGGCGAGTGCATCCCGCCATGGGAGGAGGGTGTCCGCCTGCGGCATGTAGGCAGGGCTCCCGCCCGCGATCGAGACCGCGCCTGCGTCGGGGGAGATGAGCCCCGCCCCGATTTTGAGGAGCGTTGTCTTCCCGCACCCGGATGGACCGATGACGGTCGCCCACCTCCCCGGCGGGACGGCGAGGGACACCTCGTCGAGGACGGGCAAAGACCCCCTCCGACTGGGGTAGGAGAACGAGACCCCTCGGAACTCCACCGCAACCCCCTCCCCCGCCATCGGCCTAGCGGGAGGGAGGGATGAAGTGCTCCCGGCAGCGGGGTTCGTAGCTCTCCAGCCCCCCAATCAGGACCTCCGGCCCCCCGGTGGCCGGCTTCCCAGCCACGAGGCGCTGGGAGCGGGTCGCCGGCTGGCCGCACACCGTGCATACGGCTGCCAGCTTCACCGCCTCGTCGGCGAGGGCGAGGAGCTCCGGCATCGGCCCGAACGGCTCTCCGCGGAAGTTGAGATCGAGCCCAGCGACGATGACCCGCTTCCCGAGGCCGACCAACCGCTCGGCAAGCTCGGGGAACGAGGGGCCAAAGAAGTGCGCCTCGTCGAACGCGAACACGTCCGTGCTCGCGACGGGATGATCCGCGATCAGGCCCGAGAAGCCATCCCAGGAGATGTCCGTGGGCAATCGGCAACAGGGAAGCGCCCGTCCGTGGTGGGTGACCACGTGTTCCATCGCGTAGCGGGTATCGAGCTCGGGCTTGAAGAGGAGGACCTCCTTCTTGGCGATCCGCGCCCGCTCCACCCGCCGCAGGAGCTCCTCCGTCTTCCCAGAGAACATGCACCCTGTGACGGCCTCCAATCGTCCCGCCATGGGCGGATGGTAGTCGGTGAGGGGGGCGGAGGCGAGGGGCAGCCGCAGCCTAGCGCCGGAGGCAGAGGAGCGCCCAGACCACGGCCACGAAGAGGGAGAAGGCGGCGATCACGGCCTCCGGCGTGCTTGGAACACCGGAGCCCGGACGGGGCGGGGCGCGCAGGGTGAACGAGTCGAGCAGCTCGCCGGGCGTGGGGTGGAATGACTCCTCCGTGGCCTCGGCCACGGAGACGATCTCCACCGCAACCTGCGCCGGCGTCACCGCGACGCGCGCGTAGAAGTTGCGTCCCTCGACCGCCGCTACCGAACCCTCGACGCGGGCCGGGGCGAGCTCCCGCGGCACGGCTCCGCCGCCGCCGAGGACGAGGTACGTGACCCCGTCCCTCTCGATCCGCTCGTAGTTGTGGGCATGTCCGTTGAACACGAGATCCACCCCCGCCTCGACGAAGATCGGGTGGTAGATGAGGTCGTACCCGTAGCCGCTCCCATGGTAGGCGTCCGATGAGAACACCGGATGGTGGAAGATGACGAACTTCCACCGCTCGGGCCCCGCGAGCTCGGCCCGGGCATAGGCCTGTTGCTCGAGGATCTGGTCGGCGCGGGTGACGCTCGTGTCAAGGCCCACCACCAGGAGATCGCCCCACCGCAGCGTCCACCAGCGCTCGCCGTTCTGGCCAGCTCCGGGAGGGTGGGCAAACGCCTTGTAGTAGGAAACGCTGTTCTTCTCGTGGTTCCCGAGCACGGGGATGAACGGGGCAGTGAGGAGCATCGGCGCAAACGCATCGAACCACGGCTCCCAGTAGTAGGCGTTCGGCGTCTCGACGATGTCCCCGGCATGGAGGACGAAGTCGAACCCCCCGGAGCGGGCGGCGTCGTAGGCGATGGCGCCCGCGATCACGGCCAACCGGTCCCCCCCCTCCCACTGCCACTGCGTATCGGCGAGGACGGCGAACGTGACCGGCTGTCCCGGAAGCGGGGCCGTCCTGAAGTGACCGATTGGGCTCGACGTGATCTCAGATCCGTCCTCGATGACCACGCGGTACACGTACTCCGTCGCCGGGTCGAGCCCCTCCACCACCACCTCGACCTGGCCGTTCGTGCCTTCCGGGGGTGCGGGGACAGCGA from Candidatus Bipolaricaulis anaerobius harbors:
- the rlmN gene encoding 23S rRNA (adenine(2503)-C(2))-methyltransferase RlmN; the protein is MAKPNLLDLAYPDLAAELAAWGEPAYRADQVWGWAWGELATDFGAMTNLPRDLRARLGEAFTLAGPVPIARQGDGEGTEKVLLSLRDGQAIEAVLIREDGRRTVCISTQVGCPVGCPFCATGRMGYVRDLTAGEIASQVLHFARELRGAGERVTHVVVMGMGEPLLNYDATLQALRNLNDPRGFALGARRVTVSTVGVVPGIVRLAGEGLQVNLAVSLHAPTDALRRELVPLAERWPLADVLAAADRYASATGRRVSYEYVLLRGVNDRLDHARGLARLLRGRLAHVNLIPFNPAPGLPYQPPDPDAVDAFRRELVLHSVDATVRRSRGVAIEAGCGQLRGQRADGALEQPS
- a CDS encoding DUF4384 domain-containing protein; the protein is MKAKLLAAWVALLAFGLLAFGEAPVLPQGIIPVPDEPPIVVSVKTDKATYAPGDPLRLTFTLNHDAYVYLYNLTADGKVKLLVPNRFLQDPLFPAGTHTLPTQGWVLRVTAPEGIEYLQLVASASPLSFYEAKAFEADAFLVYTNPAAFASQITALLPGTWGTAWASYRVHRPQATLSVATSPSGAAVWVGGTYVGTSPLSTSVAPGRIRVQVEKDGYEAKSVDLVVGDGEEVSLVVSLSPARPSLWPPVSPPSWTVDAELSAVGFGLAVGLTTRSISTDLWLEGFGFGISFQLAPPLPDLSEPGPGGWFAGGPEVEGYIAGWLPVGRAGFVVLVGVSLQEMAWVPPWSPSAALAPLVDIEPETRADVHLTGGAGFGVEGSGWRLYLSLHSRRGFVVGLTILP
- the sufU gene encoding Fe-S cluster assembly sulfur transfer protein SufU, whose protein sequence is MTGYEEVILDHWRHPRHKGRLPDATGSAIEANPLCGDVVRLEIRVEGGTIADARFSGEGCAISQAAASLLTELIVGKPVAEVERMQDEDLLSALGGVVRTRLSCALLPLRALRKALAAGGQGQRTGPPDEV
- a CDS encoding cysteine desulfurase, encoding MDERIRDDFPILRRHEHGKPLVYLDSAATSMKPGAVIEAEADFYRKSYANVRRGVYELAAEATDLYEGARAKVASFIGARPDEVVFTRGTTEALNLAAWGLGETYVDPGDEVLVTEMEHHANLLPWQEMARRQGAHLRAAAVTQDGELDRDDLRRKLSPRTKVLALAHVSNVLGTVNPVAEVAAEAHRAGTRVVVDAAQSVPHLPVDVRELGADLVAFSGHKMLGPTGIGILWGRNDLLSELPPLLTGGEMVREVWLNWATWDSPPARFEGGTPPIAQAIGLGAAADYLRAIGMDEVRRHGEELTALALDGLLGRPYVTVYGPRDPALRGSLVSFSVAGIHPHDVATLLDQEGIAIRAGHHCAQPLHRRFGIPASCRASFYVYTTPDEVERFLAALDRVWEALR
- the sufB gene encoding Fe-S cluster assembly protein SufB, producing the protein MNALTREFVDGLSAEKNEPAWMRAHRARCLEVFGRAPLPRFGPDLSELDFSDLAYYARPVDPVKRWEDLPDEIRRTFAALRLPEAEQKALAGLGAQVDSEVVYRSLLDTVRAQGVIFTSMDTAVREYPWVEGYFMKVIPPEDNKFAALHGAVWSGGTFIWIPPGVEVAVPLQAYYRMQTEAVGQFEHTLIVAEPGSSVHYIEGCSAPRYARSALHSGMVEIFAKEGAKVRFTTIQNWSKNVYNLNNKRALAHAGAAVDWVSASLGSKVTMLYPTTVLLGPGARTENLAFTFSQDGMWLDSGARALHRAPDTTSRLISRSVVQGNGKSVFRGTVHVSPLARGAKAHVECSTLLLTPDARTETIPTLNAETDDVELGHEATVGRVSQDQLFYLMSRGLSEAQAMSLIVNGFVSPILKEIPLEYSVELKGLLEMSFERAIG
- the sufC gene encoding Fe-S cluster assembly ATPase SufC, whose amino-acid sequence is MPVLVVDDLHVSVEGKPILQGVDLALEPGRVHALMGPNGSGKSTLALSLAGGPGYEVTGGRARLEGEDLLSLPPFERARRGLFLAFQYPPEIEGVSLREFLRLACAERGQGFCEFQRNYPQAIARLRMEAFDGRELNVGFSGGEKKRAELLQLYLLKPKVALLDEPDSGVDVDALRLIAGAIRDLADGGAAVLIITHYPRILDHVPPAEVFILDGGRIVERGGPELARRIGEEGFEVVRG
- a CDS encoding ABC transporter substrate-binding protein; amino-acid sequence: MKRWWLLLLPFVLGHGAPLRVMLDFYPNPNHVPLYVAQGLGLFASAGIEVELSAPADPSDPAKLAAARAVDLALTPQMNYLIARGAGLPLVAVGALIEGSLGGLLALAGSGIVGLDELRGKRIGYALEPLEPVLWQTMLRTAGLAPNEYELVYVGMNTLFALLARRVDAIGAFRNYEALAVEDFGYRPVFFPQEEYGIPATYELVVVAHPALLRERPEEVRGFLHALARAIEFTRDRPDAALALFEAAVPELAGEDLTRRSFEATLPFYAAGARHDDATRWEAMQAFLVAHGLMPRAYPSEELFTTDLLP
- a CDS encoding ABC transporter permease, translating into MRQGLTSAGLLLAALALWEGGVRLAHVPPYLLPPPSHILATLVADLPLLLHHAGITLSEVGLGLLLGAAGGIAVALVGFYVPAIGRALRPFLLASQVVPVFAIAPLLVLWFGYGRGPKVIVVGLISFFPIAVSLGEGLGAVGEDLVDLLRTLGAGEGKILRLVRLPAATPFALAGLKVGATLALAGAIIGEWIGGTGGLGYIMIQANALLRADRLFAALFVLTLLGVGLFASLSLLERYLLRWRPNPSPSRIGVR
- a CDS encoding ABC transporter ATP-binding protein, producing the protein MEFRGVSFSYPSRRGSLPVLDEVSLAVPPGRWATVIGPSGCGKTTLLKIGAGLISPDAGAVSIAGGSPAYMPQADTLLPWRDALANALLPAAVAGRPLGPARAEARALFDEFGLAGFERAYPHELSGGMRRRLALMRTLLSHRDVLLLDEPFGGLDALTRASLQEWIATVWMSHRKTILFVTHDVEEAVLLSDQVHVLSPRPARVVATYPVVLPRPRLRTDPRIAGARGEVLGHLSLHA
- a CDS encoding thymidine kinase encodes the protein MAGRLEAVTGCMFSGKTEELLRRVERARIAKKEVLLFKPELDTRYAMEHVVTHHGRALPCCRLPTDISWDGFSGLIADHPVASTDVFAFDEAHFFGPSFPELAERLVGLGKRVIVAGLDLNFRGEPFGPMPELLALADEAVKLAAVCTVCGQPATRSQRLVAGKPATGGPEVLIGGLESYEPRCREHFIPPSR
- a CDS encoding metallophosphoesterase → MKLFLALALVSLALSPVLGLGSGTPLARGPYSGAPSAESVVISWVVVPPLPAQLEVAPVVPHAARPVPVRTIAVPAPPEGTNGQVEVVVEGLDPATEYVYRVVIEDGSEITSSPIGHFRTAPLPGQPVTFAVLADTQWQWEGGDRLAVIAGAIAYDAARSGGFDFVLHAGDIVETPNAYYWEPWFDAFAPMLLTAPFIPVLGNHEKNSVSYYKAFAHPPGAGQNGERWWTLRWGDLLVVGLDTSVTRADQILEQQAYARAELAGPERWKFVIFHHPVFSSDAYHGSGYGYDLIYHPIFVEAGVDLVFNGHAHNYERIERDGVTYLVLGGGGAVPRELAPARVEGSVAAVEGRNFYARVAVTPAQVAVEIVSVAEATEESFHPTPGELLDSFTLRAPPRPGSGVPSTPEAVIAAFSLFVAVVWALLCLRR